CGGTGTTTCCGGGAGGCGCGTACGACTGCAAGACGCGAGAAATGGCGGAAGGCTCGCCGCTGCTGGAGGCGTTGTTTGCGCTGAAGGGAATTCGCGAGGTGTTCGTCACGGGCGACAGCCTGACGATTTCGAAGGATTCCGACGAGGACTGGCAGGTGCTGGGACGCGAGGTCGGCAAGACGATTCGCGCGGCGATATCTTCGGGCAAGCCGCTGATGGCGGAGAACCTGAAGCAGCCGATACCGCCGGATGATGAGATTCGCAAGATCGTGACAGAGATGCTGGAAGAGC
The Candidatus Zixiibacteriota bacterium genome window above contains:
- a CDS encoding NifU family protein → VFPGGAYDCKTREMAEGSPLLEALFALKGIREVFVTGDSLTISKDSDEDWQVLGREVGKTIRAAISSGKPLMAENLKQPIPPDDEIRKIVTEMLEEQINPAIASHGGFVDVVDVKEGRIYMRMSGGCQGCASSSMTLRYGIERMIRERIPQIVDIVDVTDHEAGVNPYY